The proteins below come from a single Edaphobacter acidisoli genomic window:
- a CDS encoding tyrosine-type recombinase/integrase, translating into MSAAKNEVAELAEGFLAMLANERGASEHTVRAYAREVRSFAEHLRETLGDGAKICAVEHLHIRAYLGVLYERGLTKASAARALAAIRSWFKWLAKEGKVEQNPALLVSTPKLPKHLPRVPSVEEVNRVLDSLDKPAKKDAEEAAAWPERDRVIFELLYGCGIRNSELVGLDMSSVKWRDDAVLVRGKGRKERLVPLGDEAAAALRVYLPLREAKLIAAGKGALVHEGPLLTNLRMRGDCRLTTRSVGRIVKAIALSRGLAADVHPHTLRHAFGTHMLEEGADLRAIQEMLGHERLSTTQRYTQLTVGQVQRVYDETHPRAK; encoded by the coding sequence ATGAGCGCGGCGAAGAACGAAGTTGCCGAATTGGCGGAAGGCTTTCTGGCGATGCTTGCGAATGAGCGCGGGGCGTCGGAGCATACGGTGCGGGCCTATGCGCGGGAGGTGCGGAGCTTTGCCGAGCATTTGCGCGAGACGCTGGGTGATGGGGCGAAGATCTGCGCGGTGGAGCATCTGCATATTCGCGCTTATCTCGGCGTGTTGTATGAGCGCGGTTTGACGAAGGCGAGTGCGGCGCGAGCGTTGGCGGCGATCCGGAGCTGGTTCAAGTGGCTGGCGAAGGAAGGCAAGGTCGAGCAGAATCCTGCGCTGCTGGTGAGTACGCCGAAGTTGCCGAAGCATCTGCCGAGGGTGCCGAGTGTGGAAGAGGTGAACCGGGTGCTCGATTCGCTGGACAAACCAGCGAAGAAAGATGCGGAGGAGGCGGCGGCTTGGCCGGAGCGGGACCGTGTGATTTTCGAGCTGTTGTATGGGTGTGGGATTCGCAACTCGGAGCTGGTGGGGCTGGATATGAGCAGCGTGAAGTGGCGCGACGATGCTGTGCTGGTGCGCGGCAAAGGGCGCAAGGAGCGGCTGGTTCCTCTGGGCGATGAGGCTGCTGCTGCTCTCCGCGTCTACCTGCCTTTGCGGGAAGCGAAATTGATTGCTGCGGGTAAAGGCGCGCTGGTGCATGAAGGGCCGCTGCTGACGAACCTGCGGATGCGCGGCGATTGCAGGTTGACGACGCGCAGTGTGGGGCGAATTGTGAAGGCGATTGCGCTGTCGCGCGGACTTGCAGCAGATGTGCATCCGCATACGCTGCGCCATGCGTTTGGCACGCACATGCTGGAGGAAGGCGCGGACCTGAGGGCGATTCAGGAGATGCTGGGGCACGAACGGCTCTCGACGACACAGCGTTACACGCAGCTCACCGTGGGGCAGGTGCAGCGCGTGTACGACGAGACGCATCCGCGCGCGAAGTGA
- a CDS encoding site-specific tyrosine recombinase → MRDEGQVTGNARMVREFVVYLRVEKGMRPATCEAYGRDLEQFAEHLEGRSGLLITAEQADVSGFMEGMRGHGVESRSIARKLSCLRGFYRWLLMDKRIDRDPTVNVETPASWKVLPKSLAEGEVAEMLERTGVAARAADADGLALRDHAILELLYAGGLRVAEICSLRVEDLHLDLGRAQVRGKGDKERIVPLGRSAVDALERYLKLGRPGLVRGGVQRSLFLSVRGKALTRQWVWEMVRSTNRHASPHKLRHSCATHMVEHGADLRSVQTLLGHADIATTQVYTHVALGRLKQVHRMHHPRGKRKAS, encoded by the coding sequence ATGCGGGACGAGGGCCAGGTGACGGGAAACGCGCGGATGGTGCGGGAGTTTGTGGTGTACCTGCGTGTCGAGAAGGGCATGCGTCCGGCGACGTGCGAGGCGTACGGACGTGACCTGGAGCAGTTTGCCGAACATCTGGAAGGGCGCAGCGGGTTGCTGATAACCGCGGAACAGGCTGATGTGAGCGGGTTCATGGAAGGGATGCGCGGGCATGGGGTGGAGTCGCGGTCGATTGCGCGAAAGCTGAGCTGTCTACGTGGGTTTTATCGCTGGCTGCTGATGGACAAGCGGATTGATCGCGATCCGACGGTGAATGTAGAAACTCCGGCAAGTTGGAAGGTGCTGCCGAAGTCACTTGCCGAGGGCGAGGTTGCCGAGATGCTGGAGCGCACCGGTGTTGCGGCTCGTGCTGCGGATGCGGATGGCCTGGCGTTGCGCGATCATGCGATTCTGGAGCTGCTGTATGCGGGCGGGCTGCGCGTGGCGGAGATTTGTTCGCTGCGAGTGGAGGACCTGCATCTTGATCTGGGGCGGGCGCAGGTTCGCGGCAAGGGCGATAAGGAGCGGATTGTTCCGCTGGGGCGAAGTGCTGTGGATGCACTGGAGCGGTATTTGAAGTTGGGGCGTCCGGGGTTGGTGCGTGGCGGTGTGCAGCGGAGTTTGTTCCTGTCGGTTCGCGGCAAGGCTCTGACGCGGCAGTGGGTTTGGGAGATGGTGCGTTCGACGAACCGCCATGCCAGTCCTCACAAGCTGCGGCATAGCTGCGCGACGCATATGGTGGAGCATGGTGCGGACCTGCGCAGCGTTCAGACTTTGCTGGGTCATGCCGATATTGCGACTACGCAGGTGTATACGCATGTGGCATTGGGCAGGCTGAAGCAGGTGCATCGGATGCATCATCCGAGAGGGAAGCGGAAAGCAAGTTGA